In the genome of Pseudomonas putida, one region contains:
- a CDS encoding NADP-dependent isocitrate dehydrogenase, with the protein MPTRSKIIYTFTDEAPALATYSLLPIIEAFTASADIAVETRDISLAGRILAAFPEQLGAEKRVGDHLAELGQLATTPEANIIKLPNISASVPQLKAAIKELQGKGFNIPDYADEPSTAEEKESRARYDRIKGSAVNPVLREGNSDRRAPLSVKNYARKHPHKMGAWTSDSKSHVAHMTQGDFYGSEKAALIEGDDSLRIELVGKDGSTTVLKEKTAVKAAEVIDCATMSRKALKAFIAEQIADAKASGVLLSVHLKATMMKVSDPIMFGVIVEEFYNDVLAKHAAALAEVGFNANNGIGDLYARIKDLPADKQAEIEADIQALYAVRPALAMVNSDKGITNLHVPSDVIVDASMPAMIRDSGKMWNTAGELQDAKAVIPDRCYAGIYQAVIEDCKANGAFDPTTMGSVPNVGLMAQKAEEYGSHDKTFQIKADGVVRVVDGKGKVLLEQSVEAGDIFRMCQTKDAPIQDWVKLAVNRARLSNTPAVFWLDPARAHDGVMIEKVQKYLKDHDTSGLDIRILAPVDAIKFSLARIREGKDTISVTGNVLRDYLTDLFPIMELGTSAKMLSIVPLMNGGGLFETGAGGSAPKHVQQLVEENFLRWDSLGEFLALAASLEHLGNTYDNPRAKVLANTLDQATGKFLDTNKSPSRKVGGIDNRGSHFYLTLYWAEALAAQSDDAALQARFAPLAKTLAENEATIVAELAAVQGKPADIGGYYAPDAELTAKVMRPSQTLNSAIAAL; encoded by the coding sequence ATGCCCACCCGTTCCAAGATCATCTATACCTTCACCGACGAAGCTCCCGCCCTCGCCACCTATTCCCTGCTGCCGATCATCGAAGCCTTCACCGCTTCGGCCGACATCGCCGTCGAAACCCGCGACATCTCCCTGGCTGGCCGTATCCTCGCGGCGTTCCCGGAGCAACTGGGTGCCGAGAAGCGCGTAGGCGATCACCTGGCGGAACTGGGCCAGCTGGCCACCACCCCGGAAGCCAACATCATCAAGCTGCCGAACATCAGTGCCTCGGTACCGCAGCTCAAGGCCGCGATCAAGGAACTGCAAGGCAAGGGCTTCAACATCCCTGACTACGCTGACGAGCCAAGCACCGCGGAAGAAAAAGAATCCCGCGCCCGCTACGACCGCATCAAGGGCAGCGCCGTCAACCCGGTCCTGCGCGAAGGCAACTCCGATCGTCGCGCTCCGCTGTCGGTCAAGAACTACGCACGCAAGCACCCGCACAAGATGGGTGCCTGGACCAGCGACTCCAAGTCGCACGTCGCCCACATGACCCAAGGCGACTTCTACGGCAGCGAAAAAGCCGCACTGATCGAAGGCGATGACAGCCTGCGCATCGAGCTGGTCGGCAAAGACGGCTCCACCACCGTCCTGAAAGAAAAGACCGCCGTCAAAGCCGCTGAGGTGATCGACTGCGCCACCATGAGCCGCAAGGCCCTCAAAGCTTTCATCGCCGAGCAGATCGCCGATGCCAAGGCCTCCGGCGTACTGCTGTCGGTCCACCTGAAAGCCACCATGATGAAGGTCTCCGACCCGATCATGTTCGGCGTCATCGTCGAAGAGTTCTATAACGACGTGCTGGCCAAGCACGCCGCCGCCTTGGCCGAAGTCGGCTTCAATGCCAACAACGGCATCGGCGACCTGTACGCCCGCATCAAGGACCTGCCAGCCGACAAGCAGGCCGAGATCGAAGCCGACATCCAGGCCCTGTACGCCGTTCGCCCGGCCCTGGCCATGGTCAACTCCGACAAAGGCATCACCAACCTGCACGTACCGAGCGACGTCATCGTCGACGCCTCGATGCCTGCGATGATCCGTGACTCGGGCAAGATGTGGAACACCGCTGGTGAACTGCAAGATGCCAAGGCCGTCATTCCAGACCGCTGCTATGCCGGTATCTACCAAGCCGTGATCGAGGACTGCAAGGCCAATGGCGCCTTCGACCCGACCACCATGGGCAGCGTCCCGAACGTCGGCCTGATGGCTCAGAAAGCCGAAGAGTACGGTTCTCACGACAAGACCTTCCAGATCAAGGCCGACGGCGTCGTGCGCGTGGTCGATGGCAAAGGCAAGGTGCTGCTGGAGCAGAGCGTCGAAGCCGGCGACATCTTCCGCATGTGCCAGACCAAGGACGCGCCGATCCAGGATTGGGTCAAGCTGGCCGTCAACCGTGCCCGCCTGAGCAACACCCCGGCGGTGTTCTGGCTCGACCCTGCCCGCGCCCACGACGGCGTAATGATCGAGAAGGTTCAGAAGTACCTGAAGGATCACGACACCAGCGGCCTGGACATCCGTATCCTGGCCCCGGTCGATGCCATCAAGTTCTCCCTGGCTCGCATCCGCGAAGGCAAGGACACCATCTCGGTGACCGGCAACGTCCTGCGCGACTACCTGACCGACCTGTTCCCGATCATGGAACTGGGCACCAGCGCGAAGATGCTGTCGATCGTCCCGCTGATGAACGGCGGCGGTCTGTTCGAGACCGGTGCCGGTGGCTCGGCGCCAAAGCACGTACAGCAACTGGTCGAAGAGAACTTCCTGCGTTGGGACTCGCTGGGTGAGTTCCTGGCCCTGGCCGCTTCCCTGGAGCACCTGGGCAACACCTACGACAACCCGCGCGCCAAGGTCCTGGCCAACACCCTTGACCAAGCCACCGGCAAGTTCCTCGACACCAACAAGTCGCCATCGCGCAAAGTCGGCGGTATCGACAACCGCGGCAGCCACTTCTACCTGACCCTGTACTGGGCTGAAGCCCTGGCCGCCCAGAGCGACGACGCGGCCCTGCAGGCGCGCTTCGCACCGCTGGCCAAGACCCTGGCCGAGAACGAAGCGACCATCGTTGCCGAACTGGCTGCCGTTCAAGGCAAGCCGGCCGACATCGGTGGCTACTACGCTCCGGATGCCGAGCTGACCGCCAAGGTCATGCGCCCAAGCCAGACCCTCAACAGCGCCATTGCCGCACTGTAA
- the clpS gene encoding ATP-dependent Clp protease adapter ClpS → MQPLSQIRLTFNQDRPQSNEDDGSGLAVQEAKPILQAPPMYKVVLFNDDYTPMDFVVEVLETFFNLNRELATKIMLTVHTEGRAVCGLFTRDIAETKAMQVNQYARESQHPLLCEIEKDG, encoded by the coding sequence ATGCAACCACTCAGCCAGATTCGACTAACATTCAATCAGGATCGCCCGCAATCTAACGAGGACGACGGCTCCGGTCTGGCGGTACAGGAAGCCAAGCCGATCCTGCAGGCGCCACCGATGTACAAGGTGGTTTTGTTCAACGATGACTACACGCCAATGGATTTCGTCGTCGAAGTGCTCGAGACGTTCTTCAATCTGAACCGCGAGCTGGCGACCAAGATCATGCTGACCGTCCATACCGAAGGGCGGGCAGTGTGCGGATTGTTTACCCGTGACATCGCCGAGACAAAGGCCATGCAGGTCAACCAATACGCCAGGGAAAGCCAGCATCCGCTACTCTGTGAAATCGAGAAGGACGGTTAA
- the mnmA gene encoding tRNA 2-thiouridine(34) synthase MnmA: MTSPALKDPAKTRVIVGMSGGVDSSVSALLLMEQGYQVEGLFMKNWEEDDGTEYCTAREDLADAQAVCDRIGIKLHTANFAAEYWDNVFEHFLEEYKAGRTPNPDILCNREIKFKAFLDYALSLGADLIATGHYVRRRDTGELTELLKGLDPNKDQSYFLHAVGGKEIARTLFPVGELEKPEVRAIAEKHGLATAKKKDSTGICFIGERRFSDFLKQYLPAQPGDIETTDGEVIGRHHGLMYHTIGQRQGLGIGGLKDAGDEPWYVLHKDLTRNVLVVGQGNEHPWLFSRALLASDIFWVNPIDLSSPRRLTAKVRYRQSDQQCTLERTEHGYRAVFDEPQRAVTPGQSVVFYDGEVCLGGGVIETAEPWSPRQ; this comes from the coding sequence ATGACCAGCCCAGCACTCAAAGACCCCGCCAAGACCCGCGTTATCGTCGGCATGTCCGGCGGCGTGGACTCTTCCGTCTCCGCCCTTCTGCTCATGGAACAGGGCTACCAGGTGGAAGGTCTGTTCATGAAGAACTGGGAAGAGGACGACGGCACCGAATACTGCACCGCTCGCGAAGACCTGGCCGACGCCCAGGCCGTGTGCGACCGCATCGGCATCAAGCTGCACACCGCCAATTTCGCGGCCGAATACTGGGACAACGTGTTCGAGCACTTCCTCGAGGAATACAAGGCCGGCCGCACGCCGAACCCGGACATCCTCTGCAACCGCGAGATCAAGTTCAAAGCCTTCCTCGACTATGCGCTGTCCCTGGGCGCCGACCTGATCGCCACCGGCCACTATGTGCGTCGTCGCGACACCGGCGAGCTCACCGAGCTGCTCAAGGGCCTGGACCCGAACAAGGACCAGAGCTACTTCCTGCATGCCGTCGGCGGCAAGGAAATCGCCCGCACCCTGTTCCCGGTCGGCGAGCTGGAAAAGCCCGAAGTGCGCGCCATTGCCGAGAAGCACGGCCTGGCCACAGCCAAGAAGAAGGACTCCACCGGCATCTGCTTCATCGGCGAGCGCCGCTTCAGCGACTTCCTCAAGCAGTACCTGCCAGCCCAGCCGGGCGACATCGAGACCACCGACGGTGAAGTCATCGGCCGTCACCACGGCCTGATGTACCACACCATCGGCCAGCGCCAGGGCCTGGGGATCGGCGGCCTGAAGGACGCCGGCGACGAGCCGTGGTATGTGCTGCACAAGGACCTGACCCGCAACGTGCTGGTGGTCGGTCAGGGCAACGAACACCCTTGGCTGTTCTCCCGCGCGCTGCTCGCCTCGGACATCTTCTGGGTCAACCCGATCGACCTGAGCAGCCCACGCAGGCTCACCGCCAAGGTGCGCTACCGCCAGAGCGACCAGCAGTGCACCCTGGAGCGCACTGAACACGGCTATCGCGCGGTGTTCGACGAACCGCAACGCGCGGTCACACCGGGCCAGTCGGTGGTGTTCTATGACGGCGAAGTGTGCCTTGGCGGCGGCGTGATCGAGACCGCCGAGCCCTGGAGCCCCCGTCAATGA
- a CDS encoding NUDIX hydrolase, with the protein MTWHPHITVATIVEHEGKFLFVEEFKAGQHVFNQPAGHLEPNETLSQAALRETLEETAWEVELTGVVGIYLYTAPSNGVTYQRICFAARPVRHHADRALDSDIVRAVWLTREQLLTEPARWRSELVPRCIDDYLAGPLHSLALLRD; encoded by the coding sequence ATGACCTGGCACCCCCACATCACCGTCGCCACCATCGTCGAACACGAGGGCAAGTTCCTCTTCGTCGAAGAGTTCAAGGCCGGCCAGCATGTCTTCAACCAACCCGCCGGCCATCTGGAGCCCAACGAGACCCTGTCCCAGGCCGCCCTGCGCGAAACCCTGGAGGAAACCGCCTGGGAGGTCGAGCTCACCGGCGTGGTCGGCATCTACCTCTATACGGCCCCGAGCAACGGCGTGACCTACCAGCGCATCTGCTTCGCCGCGCGCCCCGTGCGCCACCATGCCGACCGAGCGCTGGACAGCGACATCGTCCGTGCCGTCTGGCTGACCCGCGAGCAACTGCTGACAGAGCCTGCGCGCTGGCGCAGCGAGCTGGTGCCGCGCTGCATCGACGATTACCTGGCTGGCCCTTTGCACAGCCTCGCCCTGCTGCGCGACTGA
- the cspD gene encoding cold shock domain-containing protein CspD, whose protein sequence is MASGKVKWFNNAKGYGFVNEEGKSEDLFAHYSHIQMDGYKTLKAGQSVTFDIVQGPKGLHAVNICGAGATAAKIDAQPVESTVQA, encoded by the coding sequence ATGGCGAGCGGTAAAGTCAAGTGGTTCAACAATGCCAAGGGCTATGGATTCGTCAATGAGGAGGGCAAGAGCGAAGACCTGTTCGCCCATTATTCGCATATCCAGATGGACGGCTACAAGACACTCAAGGCTGGCCAGTCCGTGACCTTCGACATCGTCCAAGGACCCAAGGGGCTGCACGCCGTCAATATCTGCGGCGCGGGCGCCACGGCAGCAAAGATCGATGCCCAGCCGGTCGAGAGCACGGTCCAGGCCTGA
- the hflD gene encoding high frequency lysogenization protein HflD — MNTIQEQLVALGGVFQAAVLVDRIARTGQASEANIGCMLGSLLVRDPKDTLEVFGGDDLNLRDGYRALVGALERDPSSLQREPLRYALSMLGLERQLAKRDDMLDTIGKRLPQIQAQADHFGLVHDNVIASSGALYQDTLSTLRQRIQVHGDMRFLQQAGNASKIRALLLSGIRAARLWRQLGGHRWQLVFSRRKLLNELYDMMRT, encoded by the coding sequence ATGAATACCATCCAGGAGCAACTGGTCGCCCTGGGCGGCGTGTTCCAGGCCGCGGTGCTGGTCGATCGCATCGCCCGCACCGGCCAGGCCAGCGAGGCGAATATCGGCTGCATGCTCGGCAGCCTGCTGGTACGCGACCCCAAGGACACCCTGGAGGTGTTCGGCGGCGACGACCTGAACCTGCGCGACGGCTACCGCGCCCTTGTCGGCGCCCTGGAGCGTGACCCCAGCAGCCTGCAGCGCGAGCCGTTGCGCTATGCCCTGTCGATGCTCGGCCTGGAGCGCCAGCTGGCCAAGCGGGACGACATGCTCGACACCATCGGCAAGCGTCTACCCCAGATCCAGGCCCAGGCCGATCATTTCGGCCTGGTTCACGATAATGTCATCGCCTCCAGTGGAGCCTTGTATCAGGATACCCTGAGCACCTTGCGCCAGCGCATCCAGGTACATGGCGACATGCGCTTCCTTCAGCAGGCCGGCAACGCCTCGAAGATTCGCGCCCTGCTGCTCTCCGGCATCCGCGCTGCTCGCCTGTGGCGCCAGTTGGGCGGACACCGCTGGCAGTTGGTTTTCAGCCGTCGCAAATTGCTCAACGAGCTGTACGACATGATGCGTACCTGA
- the icd gene encoding NADP-dependent isocitrate dehydrogenase codes for MGYQKIKVPAGGAKITVNADHSLNVPDNPIIPYIEGDGIGVDVSPVMIKVVDAAVQKAYGGKRKIAWMEVYAGEKSTQVYDQDTWLPQETLDAVRDYVVSIKGPLTTPVGGGIRSLNVALRQQLDLYVCLRPVLWFQGVPSPVKKPGDVDMVIFRENSEDIYAGIEWKAGSPEADKVIKFLKEEMGVTKIRFDQDCGIGVKPVSREGTKRLVRKALQYVVDNDRESLTLVHKGNIMKFTEGAFKDWGYEVARDEFGAELLDGGPWMKFKNPKSGREVIVKDAIADAMLQQILLRPAEYDVIATLNLNGDYLSDALAAEVGGIGIAPGANLSDTVAMFEATHGTAPKYAGQDKVNPGSVILSAEMMLRHMGWTEAADLIIKGTNGAIAAKTVTYDFERLMEGAKLVSSSGFGDEMIKHM; via the coding sequence ATGGGATACCAGAAAATCAAGGTTCCGGCAGGCGGCGCCAAGATCACCGTCAATGCAGACCATTCGCTCAACGTTCCCGACAACCCCATCATCCCGTACATAGAGGGCGACGGTATCGGTGTCGATGTTTCGCCGGTGATGATCAAGGTAGTGGATGCCGCCGTGCAGAAGGCCTATGGCGGCAAACGCAAGATCGCCTGGATGGAGGTGTATGCTGGCGAGAAATCCACCCAGGTGTATGACCAGGACACCTGGCTGCCCCAGGAAACCCTCGATGCGGTGCGCGACTACGTGGTGTCGATCAAAGGCCCGCTGACCACGCCGGTCGGTGGTGGCATCCGCTCCTTGAACGTGGCCTTGCGCCAGCAATTGGACCTGTACGTCTGCCTGCGTCCGGTGCTGTGGTTCCAGGGCGTGCCGAGCCCGGTGAAAAAGCCTGGCGACGTAGACATGGTGATCTTCCGTGAGAACTCCGAAGACATCTATGCCGGTATCGAGTGGAAGGCCGGCTCCCCGGAGGCCGACAAGGTGATCAAGTTCCTCAAGGAGGAAATGGGCGTCACCAAGATCCGCTTCGACCAGGATTGCGGCATCGGTGTGAAACCGGTATCCCGGGAAGGTACCAAGCGCCTCGTGCGCAAAGCCTTGCAATACGTGGTGGACAACGACCGCGAGTCGCTGACCCTGGTGCACAAGGGCAACATCATGAAGTTCACCGAGGGGGCCTTCAAAGATTGGGGGTACGAGGTGGCGCGTGACGAGTTCGGCGCCGAGCTGCTCGACGGCGGCCCCTGGATGAAGTTCAAGAACCCCAAGAGCGGTCGCGAAGTCATCGTCAAGGACGCCATCGCCGATGCCATGCTCCAACAGATTCTGCTGCGCCCGGCCGAATACGATGTGATCGCCACCCTCAACCTCAACGGTGACTACCTTTCCGACGCCCTGGCGGCAGAGGTCGGGGGGATCGGCATCGCCCCTGGCGCCAACCTGTCCGATACCGTGGCGATGTTCGAGGCGACCCATGGCACGGCGCCCAAGTATGCGGGGCAAGACAAGGTCAATCCGGGGTCGGTGATTCTGTCGGCGGAAATGATGCTGCGCCACATGGGCTGGACCGAGGCGGCCGACCTGATCATCAAGGGCACCAACGGCGCCATCGCGGCCAAGACCGTGACCTACGACTTCGAGCGTCTGATGGAAGGCGCCAAGCTGGTCAGCAGCTCCGGGTTCGGCGATGAGATGATTAAGCACATGTGA
- the purB gene encoding adenylosuccinate lyase, translating to MQLSSLTAVSPVDGRYAGKTQALRPIFSEYGLIRFRALVEVRWLQRLAAHPQIGEVPAFSAEANALLDTLATDFKLEHAERVKEIERTTNHDVKAIEYLLKEQAATLPELAKVSEFIHFACTSEDINNLSHALMLRAGRDEVLLPLMRQIAQAIRALAHAHADVPMLSRTHGQPASPTTLGKELANVVYRLERQIAQVAAVPLLGKINGAVGNYNAHLSAYSQIDWEANARAFIEDELGLQFNPYTTQIEPHDYIAELFDAIARFNTILIDFDRDVWGYISLGYFKQKTVAGEIGSSTMPHKVNPIDFENSEGNLGIANALFQHLASKLPISRWQRDLTDSTVLRNLGVGFAHSVIAYEASLKGIGKLEVNVARIAEDLDACWEVLAEPIQTVMRRYNIENPYEKLKELTRGKGISPDALQAFIDGLDMPAEAKAELKQLTPATYIGNAAAQAKRI from the coding sequence ATGCAGCTCTCCTCGCTCACTGCGGTTTCCCCTGTAGACGGCCGCTACGCCGGCAAAACCCAGGCCTTGCGCCCTATCTTCAGCGAGTACGGCCTGATCCGTTTCCGCGCCTTGGTCGAGGTACGCTGGCTCCAGCGTCTGGCCGCCCACCCGCAGATCGGCGAAGTGCCGGCATTCTCCGCCGAAGCCAACGCCCTGCTGGACACCCTGGCCACCGACTTCAAGCTCGAGCACGCCGAGCGCGTCAAGGAAATCGAGCGCACCACCAACCACGACGTCAAGGCCATCGAATACCTGCTCAAGGAGCAGGCCGCGACCCTGCCGGAACTGGCCAAGGTCAGCGAGTTCATCCACTTCGCCTGCACCAGCGAGGACATCAACAACCTGTCCCACGCCCTGATGCTGCGCGCCGGCCGTGACGAAGTCCTGCTGCCGCTGATGCGTCAGATCGCCCAGGCCATCCGCGCCCTGGCCCACGCCCATGCCGACGTGCCGATGCTGTCGCGCACCCACGGTCAGCCGGCTTCGCCGACCACCCTGGGCAAAGAGCTGGCCAACGTGGTCTATCGCCTGGAGCGCCAGATCGCCCAAGTCGCCGCCGTGCCGCTACTGGGCAAGATCAACGGCGCCGTGGGCAACTACAACGCCCACCTGTCGGCCTACTCGCAGATCGACTGGGAAGCCAACGCCCGCGCCTTCATCGAAGACGAGCTGGGCCTGCAGTTCAACCCCTACACCACCCAGATCGAGCCGCACGACTACATCGCCGAGCTGTTCGACGCCATTGCTCGCTTCAACACCATCCTCATCGACTTCGACCGCGACGTCTGGGGCTACATCTCCCTGGGCTACTTCAAGCAGAAGACCGTCGCTGGCGAGATCGGCTCCTCGACCATGCCGCACAAGGTCAACCCGATCGATTTCGAGAACTCCGAAGGCAACCTGGGTATCGCTAATGCGCTGTTCCAGCACCTGGCCAGCAAGCTGCCAATCTCCCGCTGGCAGCGTGACCTGACCGACTCCACCGTGCTGCGCAACCTGGGCGTGGGCTTCGCTCATAGCGTCATCGCCTATGAAGCCAGCCTCAAGGGCATCGGCAAGCTGGAAGTGAACGTCGCCCGCATCGCCGAAGACCTGGACGCCTGCTGGGAAGTCCTGGCCGAGCCGATCCAGACCGTCATGCGCCGCTACAACATCGAGAACCCCTACGAGAAGCTCAAGGAGCTCACCCGCGGCAAGGGCATCAGCCCTGACGCACTGCAGGCGTTCATCGATGGGCTGGACATGCCAGCCGAAGCCAAGGCCGAGCTCAAGCAGCTGACTCCGGCTACCTACATCGGCAACGCGGCGGCCCAGGCCAAACGCATCTGA